One Cucurbita pepo subsp. pepo cultivar mu-cu-16 chromosome LG09, ASM280686v2, whole genome shotgun sequence DNA window includes the following coding sequences:
- the LOC111801446 gene encoding 60S acidic ribosomal protein P2-2-like has protein sequence MKIVAAYLLAVLGGNSSPSAKDLKNILGSVGAEVDDERIELLLSSVKGKDVTELIASGREKLASVPSGGGAAMAVAAGGGGGGGGAAPAAEESKKEEKVEEKEESDDDMGFSLFD, from the exons ATGAAGATCGTAGCTGCTTATTTGCTCGCCGTTTTGGGAGGCAACTCCAGCCCTTCGGCTAAAGATTTGAAGAATATTCTTGGATCTG TTGGAGCTGAAGTTGATGATGAAAGAATCGAGCTTCTGTTGTCTAGCGTTAAGGGCAAGGATGTTACAGAGCTCATTGCTTCCGGAAGAGAAAAACTAGCATCTGTTCCTTCTGGTGGAGGTGCTGCCATGGCAGTTGCCGCTGGAGGCGGTGGGGGTGGTGGTGGTGCCGCCCCAGCTGCCGAAGAGTCAAAGAAAGAGGAGAAGGttgaagagaaggaagaatcAGATGAT GACATGGGCTTCAGTCTCTTCGATTAA